One window of the Eucalyptus grandis isolate ANBG69807.140 chromosome 6, ASM1654582v1, whole genome shotgun sequence genome contains the following:
- the LOC120294889 gene encoding 1-aminocyclopropane-1-carboxylate oxidase homolog: MVTTGDTEHDRVSELRAFDETKDGVKGLVDAGITQVPHIFVRPPDSMACSEDRVDNPVINLGCANAGPACHKETAQNIGQALEKWGFFQVINHGVPETLLEEVMGWGRAAADSRDSIFCTMGPEPPQPEELTEACR, translated from the exons ATGGTCACCACCGGAGACACCGAACATGACCGAGTGAGCGAATTGAGAGCATTCGATGAGACTAAGGATGGAGTCAAAGGCCTTGTGGATGCCGGGATCACGCAAGTCCCCCACATATTTGTCCGGCCGCCTGACAGCATGGCCTGCAGTGAGGATCGCGTGGACAACCCAGTGATTAATCTAGGATGCGCGAATGCAGGCCCCGCCTGTCACAAGGAGACGGCGCAGAATATCGGGCAAGCATTGGAAAAATGGGGTTTCTTCCAGGTGATCAACCATGGGGTCCCTGAGACCCTCTTGGAGGAGGTGATGGGGTGGGGTCGCGCAG CTGCTGATTCGAGGGACAGCATATTTTGCACCATGGGACCAGAGCCTCCCCAGCCTGAGGAGTTGACCGAAGCTTGCAGGTGA